A genome region from Armatimonadota bacterium includes the following:
- a CDS encoding GHMP kinase, with the protein MLIARAPVRISFAGGGTDLPAYFTRYGGMVVSAAIDKYFYVFLTVHRGENIQIMSSDYQTFHRQPVGQDMLWEGDLALPRAVLNHFDIREGLSMFLASQVPPGTGLGSSSTVTVAIIKAVSNLLGLTLSKEEIAELACFIEIEKLGLPIGKQDQYAAAFGGINVITFTQDGVTVEPLRISAETLGALERSVLLFYTGVAREGARVLREQRQSIDSGDPAVVGSLHAIKRMALEARRALETGALGAFGEILHASWEQKKRLASGITTPHIDECYETARAHGAVGGKITGAGGGGFLMLYCPPGAAARVTEALEALGLRRMDFNIDFDGAKILVNNSMPLEAVRHA; encoded by the coding sequence GCTGATCGCTCGCGCTCCGGTCCGAATCAGCTTCGCAGGTGGAGGAACCGACCTGCCGGCGTACTTCACCCGCTACGGGGGCATGGTGGTCAGCGCGGCCATTGACAAGTACTTTTACGTCTTCCTTACCGTGCACAGGGGCGAGAACATTCAGATCATGTCCTCCGACTACCAGACCTTCCACCGCCAGCCGGTAGGGCAGGACATGCTCTGGGAGGGCGACCTGGCGCTGCCGCGGGCCGTCCTCAACCACTTCGACATCCGGGAAGGTCTGTCCATGTTTCTGGCCTCGCAGGTGCCTCCCGGAACCGGCCTGGGCTCCTCCAGCACGGTGACCGTAGCCATCATCAAGGCGGTGAGCAACCTGCTCGGGTTGACCCTCTCCAAGGAGGAGATCGCCGAGCTGGCCTGCTTCATCGAGATCGAGAAGCTGGGCCTGCCCATCGGCAAGCAGGATCAGTACGCGGCGGCATTTGGGGGCATCAACGTCATCACCTTCACCCAGGATGGGGTCACCGTGGAGCCGCTGCGCATCTCTGCAGAGACCCTGGGAGCCCTGGAGCGCAGTGTGCTCCTCTTCTACACCGGGGTGGCGCGCGAGGGGGCCAGGGTGCTGCGGGAGCAGCGCCAGTCCATCGACTCCGGCGATCCGGCTGTGGTGGGCTCACTGCACGCCATCAAGCGGATGGCGCTGGAGGCGCGGCGGGCGCTGGAGACAGGGGCGCTGGGGGCGTTTGGTGAGATCCTGCATGCGTCGTGGGAGCAGAAGAAGCGTCTGGCCTCAGGGATTACCACTCCGCACATTGACGAGTGTTACGAAACCGCACGGGCTCATGGAGCCGTGGGAGGAAAGATCACCGGTGCCGGCGGAGGCGGATTCCTCATGCTCTACTGCCCTCCCGGTGCCGCGGCCAGGGTGACCGAGGCGCTGGAGGCTCTGGGGCTGCGGCGGATGGACTTCAACATCGACTTCGACGGAGCCAAGATCCTGGTGAACAACTCCATGCCCCTGGAGGCGGTGAGGCATGCCTAG